The Bacteriovorax sp. Seq25_V genome includes a region encoding these proteins:
- a CDS encoding GNAT family N-acetyltransferase has translation MEIKKYLPKELKTAEVQELTEFLFVNLDEFRDSREDILECINYVDSSHYGGSIYLCREEGRLLGAVVVNNTGMKRFIPEHILVYIAVDENCRGKGIGGKLLSAVKEDLSGSIALHVEPHNPAKKLYEREGFTNKYLEMRFAQ, from the coding sequence ATGGAAATAAAAAAATATTTACCAAAAGAATTAAAAACAGCAGAAGTTCAAGAGTTAACAGAATTTTTATTTGTTAATCTTGATGAATTTAGAGACTCCAGAGAAGATATCTTGGAGTGCATTAACTACGTTGATTCGAGTCACTATGGTGGGAGCATTTACCTTTGTCGAGAAGAGGGGCGCTTACTTGGAGCAGTTGTTGTTAACAATACAGGAATGAAGAGATTTATTCCTGAGCATATCCTTGTTTATATTGCAGTGGATGAGAACTGTAGAGGAAAGGGAATTGGAGGAAAGTTACTATCTGCTGTTAAAGAAGATTTGAGTGGATCAATTGCTCTGCATGTTGAACCACATAACCCGGCCAAGAAGCTCTACGAGAGGGAAGGATTCACAAATAAGTACTTAGAAATGAGGTTCGCACAATAA